The following proteins come from a genomic window of Proteiniphilum propionicum:
- a CDS encoding Crp/Fnr family transcriptional regulator: MSECLNCACVMRSMNRLNNCQVEQLEKNHAVVKFKKGASIIRQGMFSTNVVFLRNGLAKMHLNGPYHEQIVRVIKAPTYLGLPTTFGDKINQYSITAVIDSEVCFIDMNVFSMVLRENSDFSTHIIQELSKSELETYRRCANRTQKQVRGNLADVLLDFADNIFGSDEYTLPLSQSEIGNWVDASRESINRLLSEFVSDKIIDMKGKRIHILNKASLQLISQYG; this comes from the coding sequence ATGAGTGAGTGTCTGAATTGTGCTTGTGTGATGAGATCGATGAACAGGTTGAATAATTGCCAGGTGGAACAGCTGGAAAAGAACCATGCAGTGGTTAAATTCAAGAAAGGCGCCTCTATTATCAGGCAGGGAATGTTCTCAACTAACGTGGTATTCCTTCGTAATGGGCTGGCTAAGATGCATTTGAACGGACCTTATCACGAGCAGATTGTGAGGGTGATAAAAGCGCCCACTTACCTGGGGCTGCCTACCACCTTTGGCGATAAGATTAATCAATACTCCATTACCGCTGTAATTGATAGTGAAGTGTGTTTTATCGATATGAATGTTTTTTCGATGGTTCTTCGTGAGAACAGTGACTTTTCTACCCATATCATTCAGGAGCTAAGCAAAAGCGAACTGGAGACCTACCGGCGGTGTGCGAACCGTACGCAGAAGCAGGTGAGGGGGAATCTGGCAGATGTATTGCTCGATTTTGCCGACAATATATTCGGAAGCGACGAATATACGCTCCCTCTTTCACAGTCGGAGATTGGCAACTGGGTTGATGCCAGCCGCGAAAGCATCAACCGGCTTCTTTCGGAGTTTGTGTCGGATAAAATTATTGACATGAAAGGGAAAAGAATACACATCCTGAATAAAGCTTCACTGCAGCTTATCAGTCAGTACGGATAA
- a CDS encoding RagB/SusD family nutrient uptake outer membrane protein, with protein MKNFIFLILIAFIVITTNCSDFLDKIPEDIRTDEKVWANRNDVLSYLANIYAAIPRHNLHQDDPWLGCSDEIDNSWTVYNTYPINLGNWTTTSWFYRKYEPYYRAIRASHVFEANVDKCLELGPELITQYKAESKFLRGYYYWLLIRQYGPMVLIKELQPLNADYASFSRNTFDECVDYIVEMMDEAEKDLPLHWWDNQINIGRPNKIVCKAVKSVVLTFAASPQWNGNKEYADFKNPDGTPLANTTYDENKWRKAAAACKDVINISETQPEARLKLYKNNENGGTVFNPYKSVVDVQLIKWNCEIIWGAYGTGQTQAWMIHTSPGPNNLGGVGPTQRVVDAFLMENGRTIDDPMSGYIQDGFTTVGGPHWNPNNRNINSDTGRKQIIADIRTSEAWGHWTGEWNMYANREPRFYAAILYNKRVIPQIPDDVAKRDYYSSVGQKNGYGRAELYYGGVSRQSGSYTFFSRTGYLAFKNVDPMANMRDRTYPQDYINVYIRYAQVLLDYIESLNEYDPNNADIRKYWDMIRERAGVPSVFQVYPEISGNKEKQREFILRERQIELCFEGDRYFTSRRRWLAHTPDEDGVTDNRKWGDGGRMWGMDINAGSPSTNNFSFTGFYNIVPFETRIFKKEYYLFPIPQTEIDKTKSLVQNPWW; from the coding sequence ATGAAAAATTTTATATTTTTAATTCTAATAGCGTTTATAGTTATTACAACTAATTGTTCTGATTTCCTGGATAAAATACCCGAAGATATCAGGACAGATGAAAAAGTCTGGGCTAACAGAAACGATGTACTATCTTATCTTGCAAATATTTACGCAGCTATTCCAAGACACAACCTTCATCAAGATGATCCATGGCTGGGCTGTTCTGACGAGATTGACAACTCATGGACTGTTTATAATACATATCCAATCAATTTAGGAAACTGGACAACAACATCTTGGTTTTATAGAAAATATGAACCTTATTACAGAGCTATACGTGCTTCACATGTATTTGAAGCCAATGTTGACAAGTGTCTGGAACTTGGTCCTGAATTAATAACACAATATAAAGCTGAATCGAAATTTTTACGTGGTTATTATTATTGGTTGTTGATACGCCAGTATGGCCCTATGGTCCTGATTAAAGAACTACAGCCCCTGAACGCCGATTATGCATCATTTAGCCGGAATACATTTGATGAATGTGTTGATTATATTGTGGAAATGATGGATGAAGCTGAAAAGGATTTACCACTTCACTGGTGGGATAACCAAATCAATATTGGCCGGCCTAATAAAATAGTGTGCAAGGCTGTTAAATCTGTGGTGTTGACCTTCGCTGCAAGCCCTCAATGGAATGGAAACAAAGAATATGCCGATTTCAAAAACCCGGATGGAACGCCACTTGCTAATACAACATATGATGAGAATAAATGGAGAAAGGCGGCTGCCGCTTGCAAGGATGTAATAAATATTTCAGAAACACAACCCGAAGCAAGACTGAAATTATATAAAAACAACGAAAATGGCGGTACAGTGTTTAATCCATACAAATCGGTAGTGGATGTACAATTAATAAAGTGGAACTGTGAAATTATATGGGGAGCATATGGAACAGGACAAACACAAGCCTGGATGATACATACCTCTCCGGGTCCCAACAATCTTGGGGGAGTTGGGCCAACACAAAGAGTAGTTGATGCTTTCCTTATGGAAAACGGAAGAACTATAGATGATCCGATGTCGGGATATATACAGGATGGGTTCACCACTGTAGGTGGGCCGCACTGGAATCCGAACAATAGAAATATTAATTCAGATACAGGAAGAAAACAAATAATTGCAGATATTCGTACTTCTGAAGCATGGGGACATTGGACAGGAGAATGGAATATGTACGCCAACCGGGAACCACGATTTTATGCTGCTATTTTGTATAACAAAAGAGTAATACCTCAAATACCTGATGATGTTGCAAAAAGAGACTACTACAGTTCAGTAGGCCAAAAAAACGGATATGGTCGTGCAGAGTTATACTATGGAGGGGTATCCCGCCAATCAGGCTCTTATACATTCTTTTCAAGAACAGGATATTTGGCATTCAAGAATGTTGACCCAATGGCCAATATGCGTGACCGGACTTATCCACAAGATTATATAAATGTATACATCCGTTATGCTCAAGTATTGTTGGACTATATTGAGTCATTAAACGAATATGATCCCAATAATGCAGATATACGAAAATACTGGGATATGATTCGTGAAAGAGCCGGGGTTCCAAGCGTATTCCAGGTTTATCCTGAGATATCAGGCAATAAAGAAAAGCAACGAGAATTTATTTTAAGAGAACGGCAGATAGAACTTTGTTTTGAGGGAGATCGCTATTTTACTTCCAGAAGGCGGTGGCTGGCTCATACACCCGATGAGGATGGAGTAACTGATAACCGTAAGTGGGGAGATGGCGGACGTATGTGGGGTATGGATATCAATGCAGGAAGCCCATCGACGAATAATTTCTCATTTACTGGTTTTTACAACATAGTTCCTTTTGAAACTCGTATATTTAAAAAAGAGTACTATTTGTTTCCTATTCCACAGACAGAAATAGATAAAACAAAGAGTCTTGTTCAAAATCCTTGGTGGTAA
- a CDS encoding DUF5018 domain-containing protein: MKKILIYLNILIYFCLLFTSCKEESIDESIPVVPVINPIKAVTAQDGEDVANALISKDDKTIVLIFFNENDLSDVELHFKFNPRTKLVSISDTIVKFDLRTPQKLVINNLFKDVTYTIYGVSPVKLASGIRSGSGTLLWSKKLQDDLKINVLQVTGGIAALDDYLAINTRDKGSIYVNSKTGALSPDTINMNGIKGNLINFYHTGDDNNNILLCNLAPNDASNNGAFKVWKIQGVTGTPEPYITWAGGVAIGRKLSIIGSVDGDAIITAPIMGAGNRFARWQVKAGVLQSQDPQLVTITGTNINWANNVDVVSTSSTDLTADYFIAYGNNPSFISWVDGETNAINSSGPSSVLVSNAADYVVFNKVPYVIHNNLNSGGTDDTAYIYDVSTDTGLNSSIWNLTKGTYGGTNNGNGTGDVAFKVSENGFFLYTYIMFTNGSVVCIRFDCVDMEKSLPK; this comes from the coding sequence ATGAAAAAAATATTGATTTATTTAAACATATTGATTTATTTTTGTCTGCTTTTTACTTCATGCAAGGAAGAAAGCATAGATGAATCCATTCCCGTGGTACCTGTAATAAATCCTATAAAGGCTGTTACAGCTCAAGATGGTGAGGATGTGGCTAACGCTTTAATATCAAAAGACGACAAGACAATTGTACTGATATTTTTTAATGAAAATGATTTATCTGATGTTGAATTGCATTTTAAATTCAATCCCAGAACAAAGTTGGTTTCCATATCAGATACTATTGTGAAATTTGATTTAAGAACACCTCAAAAATTAGTCATCAATAATCTTTTCAAAGATGTAACATATACAATTTATGGAGTATCTCCTGTTAAATTAGCTTCGGGAATAAGGTCAGGAAGCGGTACTTTATTATGGAGTAAAAAATTGCAGGATGACCTTAAAATCAATGTTCTACAGGTAACAGGAGGTATAGCTGCATTGGATGATTATTTAGCAATAAACACCAGAGACAAAGGAAGTATATATGTAAACAGTAAAACAGGCGCATTATCCCCGGATACTATTAATATGAACGGAATAAAGGGAAATCTTATAAATTTCTATCATACAGGTGATGATAACAATAATATATTGCTATGTAATCTGGCTCCCAATGATGCATCTAATAATGGCGCATTCAAGGTCTGGAAAATACAAGGGGTCACTGGAACTCCCGAGCCATATATTACATGGGCGGGAGGAGTTGCTATTGGAAGGAAGTTGTCGATAATTGGGAGTGTGGATGGTGATGCAATTATTACTGCTCCAATAATGGGTGCCGGAAACAGGTTTGCCAGGTGGCAGGTTAAAGCAGGTGTTCTCCAATCTCAGGATCCCCAACTCGTCACAATAACCGGTACAAATATCAATTGGGCTAATAATGTTGATGTTGTATCGACCAGCTCTACTGACCTTACTGCAGATTATTTTATTGCATACGGCAACAATCCCTCTTTTATTTCGTGGGTTGACGGTGAAACCAATGCTATAAATTCATCCGGCCCGTCATCTGTATTAGTATCAAATGCTGCAGATTATGTTGTCTTTAATAAAGTGCCTTATGTAATACATAACAATCTCAATAGCGGCGGCACTGATGATACAGCATATATATATGATGTCAGCACCGATACCGGACTCAATTCTTCAATATGGAATCTCACAAAAGGCACCTACGGTGGTACCAACAATGGAAACGGTACCGGCGATGTCGCATTTAAGGTTTCTGAAAATGGTTTTTTCCTGTACACTTATATTATGTTTACAAATGGAAGTGTAGTGTGTATAAGGTTCGATTGCGTTGACATGGAAAAAAGTCTGCCAAAATAA